In the genome of Cuculus canorus isolate bCucCan1 chromosome 26, bCucCan1.pri, whole genome shotgun sequence, one region contains:
- the POLR3D gene encoding DNA-directed RNA polymerase III subunit RPC4 isoform X2 encodes MARMRSGGCEPVAARAGASPRMAEGSSGDAGSPGSLRPGLPGARGLLGRRPVATAVSPGRLPSIRSRDLTLGGVKKKTFTPNIISRKIKEEPREDVTVKKEKKERERDRQRDGHGRGRGRPEVIQSHSIFEQGPAEMMKKKGSWDKTVDMSDFGPSHIINIKKEKRETDEETKQILRMLQKDDFLDDPGLKNDIRNKPVQLPLAHSGWLFKEEVTEQEEDAQLWLPGPKEEKMELDPPVVKVKEEPCDEDPLRKPAQTKGPLGFPRDVSVAELLQQLSLSAEEELLFLQLPDTLPGQPPTHDTKPIKMELQNEEGQMMVVKQEKSQEAKQAENICTLADLPEGQVGKLLIRKSGKVQLVLGNVTLDVTMGTPCSFLQELVSVSIGDNRTGEMIVLGHVKHKLVCSPDFEALLEHRHR; translated from the exons ATGGCACGCATGCGCAGTGGGGGCTGCGAGCCCGTGGCTGCCCGGGCAGG ggCCAGCCCAAGGATGGCGGAGGGGAGCTCGGGTGACGCAGGCTCACCGGGCAGCCTGCGGCCAGGGCTCCCTGGGGCGCGAGGGCTGCTGGGAAGGCGTCCAGTTGCCACCGCTGTCAGCCCGGGGCGCCTGCCCTCCATCCGTTCCCGAGATCTCACCCTGGGCGGCGTGAAGAAG AAAACCTTCACCCCCAACATAATTAGCAGGAAGATCAAGGAAGA GCCCAGGGAGGATGTGACGGtcaagaaggagaagaaggagcgGGAGCGGGACCGGCAGCGCGATGGGCAcggccggggccggggccggcCCGAGGTTATCCAGTCCCACTCCATCTTTGAGCAGGGCCCTGCTGAAatgatgaagaagaaag GCTCCTGGGACAAAACAGTGGACATGTCGGACTTTGGCCCTTCCCACATCATCAACAtcaagaaggagaagagggagacGGATGAGGAGACGAAGCAGATCCTGCGGATGCTGCAGAAGGACGAC TTCCTCGATGATCCAGGGCTGAAGAACGACATCCGTAACAAGCCGGTGCAGCTGCCGCTGGCCCACTCAGGCTGGCTCTTCAAGGAGGAGGtgacagagcaggaggaggatgcCCAGCTCTGGCTGCCTGGCCccaaggaggagaagatggagctgGACCCACCAGTGGTGAAAG TGAAAGAAGAGCCGTGTGATGAGGACCCTCTCCGCAAGCCGGCCCAAACCAAGGGACCCCTGGGTTTCCCCCGGGATGTCTCGGTGGccgagctgctgcagcagctgagcttgtcggctgaggaggagctgctcttcctgcagctgccGGACACGCTTCCCGGCCAGCCGCCCACCCACGACACCAAACCCATCAAGATGGAGCTGCAAAATGAGGAAGGACAAATGATGGTGGTGAAGCAGGAGAAGAGCCAG GAGGCGAAGCAAGCAGAGAATATCTGCACCCTGGCTGACCTTCCTGAGGGGCAGGTGGGGAAACTGCTGATCCGAAAGTCAGGAAAGGTGCAGCTGGTGCTGGGCAATGTGACCCTGGACGTGACCATGGGGACTCCCTGCTCCTTTCTACAG gagctggtgtCCGTCAGCATCGGGGACAACCGGACAGGCGAGATGATTGTCCTGGGCCACGTCAAGCACAAGTTGGTTTGTTCCCCGGACTTTGAGGCTCTACTGGAGCACCGGCACCGGTAG
- the POLR3D gene encoding DNA-directed RNA polymerase III subunit RPC4 isoform X1, with product MARMRSGGCEPVAARAGASPRMAEGSSGDAGSPGSLRPGLPGARGLLGRRPVATAVSPGRLPSIRSRDLTLGGVKKKTFTPNIISRKIKEEPREDVTVKKEKKERERDRQRDGHGRGRGRPEVIQSHSIFEQGPAEMMKKKAGSWDKTVDMSDFGPSHIINIKKEKRETDEETKQILRMLQKDDFLDDPGLKNDIRNKPVQLPLAHSGWLFKEEVTEQEEDAQLWLPGPKEEKMELDPPVVKVKEEPCDEDPLRKPAQTKGPLGFPRDVSVAELLQQLSLSAEEELLFLQLPDTLPGQPPTHDTKPIKMELQNEEGQMMVVKQEKSQEAKQAENICTLADLPEGQVGKLLIRKSGKVQLVLGNVTLDVTMGTPCSFLQELVSVSIGDNRTGEMIVLGHVKHKLVCSPDFEALLEHRHR from the exons ATGGCACGCATGCGCAGTGGGGGCTGCGAGCCCGTGGCTGCCCGGGCAGG ggCCAGCCCAAGGATGGCGGAGGGGAGCTCGGGTGACGCAGGCTCACCGGGCAGCCTGCGGCCAGGGCTCCCTGGGGCGCGAGGGCTGCTGGGAAGGCGTCCAGTTGCCACCGCTGTCAGCCCGGGGCGCCTGCCCTCCATCCGTTCCCGAGATCTCACCCTGGGCGGCGTGAAGAAG AAAACCTTCACCCCCAACATAATTAGCAGGAAGATCAAGGAAGA GCCCAGGGAGGATGTGACGGtcaagaaggagaagaaggagcgGGAGCGGGACCGGCAGCGCGATGGGCAcggccggggccggggccggcCCGAGGTTATCCAGTCCCACTCCATCTTTGAGCAGGGCCCTGCTGAAatgatgaagaagaaag caGGCTCCTGGGACAAAACAGTGGACATGTCGGACTTTGGCCCTTCCCACATCATCAACAtcaagaaggagaagagggagacGGATGAGGAGACGAAGCAGATCCTGCGGATGCTGCAGAAGGACGAC TTCCTCGATGATCCAGGGCTGAAGAACGACATCCGTAACAAGCCGGTGCAGCTGCCGCTGGCCCACTCAGGCTGGCTCTTCAAGGAGGAGGtgacagagcaggaggaggatgcCCAGCTCTGGCTGCCTGGCCccaaggaggagaagatggagctgGACCCACCAGTGGTGAAAG TGAAAGAAGAGCCGTGTGATGAGGACCCTCTCCGCAAGCCGGCCCAAACCAAGGGACCCCTGGGTTTCCCCCGGGATGTCTCGGTGGccgagctgctgcagcagctgagcttgtcggctgaggaggagctgctcttcctgcagctgccGGACACGCTTCCCGGCCAGCCGCCCACCCACGACACCAAACCCATCAAGATGGAGCTGCAAAATGAGGAAGGACAAATGATGGTGGTGAAGCAGGAGAAGAGCCAG GAGGCGAAGCAAGCAGAGAATATCTGCACCCTGGCTGACCTTCCTGAGGGGCAGGTGGGGAAACTGCTGATCCGAAAGTCAGGAAAGGTGCAGCTGGTGCTGGGCAATGTGACCCTGGACGTGACCATGGGGACTCCCTGCTCCTTTCTACAG gagctggtgtCCGTCAGCATCGGGGACAACCGGACAGGCGAGATGATTGTCCTGGGCCACGTCAAGCACAAGTTGGTTTGTTCCCCGGACTTTGAGGCTCTACTGGAGCACCGGCACCGGTAG
- the POLR3D gene encoding DNA-directed RNA polymerase III subunit RPC4 isoform X3 — MAEGSSGDAGSPGSLRPGLPGARGLLGRRPVATAVSPGRLPSIRSRDLTLGGVKKKTFTPNIISRKIKEEPREDVTVKKEKKERERDRQRDGHGRGRGRPEVIQSHSIFEQGPAEMMKKKAGSWDKTVDMSDFGPSHIINIKKEKRETDEETKQILRMLQKDDFLDDPGLKNDIRNKPVQLPLAHSGWLFKEEVTEQEEDAQLWLPGPKEEKMELDPPVVKVKEEPCDEDPLRKPAQTKGPLGFPRDVSVAELLQQLSLSAEEELLFLQLPDTLPGQPPTHDTKPIKMELQNEEGQMMVVKQEKSQEAKQAENICTLADLPEGQVGKLLIRKSGKVQLVLGNVTLDVTMGTPCSFLQELVSVSIGDNRTGEMIVLGHVKHKLVCSPDFEALLEHRHR; from the exons ATGGCGGAGGGGAGCTCGGGTGACGCAGGCTCACCGGGCAGCCTGCGGCCAGGGCTCCCTGGGGCGCGAGGGCTGCTGGGAAGGCGTCCAGTTGCCACCGCTGTCAGCCCGGGGCGCCTGCCCTCCATCCGTTCCCGAGATCTCACCCTGGGCGGCGTGAAGAAG AAAACCTTCACCCCCAACATAATTAGCAGGAAGATCAAGGAAGA GCCCAGGGAGGATGTGACGGtcaagaaggagaagaaggagcgGGAGCGGGACCGGCAGCGCGATGGGCAcggccggggccggggccggcCCGAGGTTATCCAGTCCCACTCCATCTTTGAGCAGGGCCCTGCTGAAatgatgaagaagaaag caGGCTCCTGGGACAAAACAGTGGACATGTCGGACTTTGGCCCTTCCCACATCATCAACAtcaagaaggagaagagggagacGGATGAGGAGACGAAGCAGATCCTGCGGATGCTGCAGAAGGACGAC TTCCTCGATGATCCAGGGCTGAAGAACGACATCCGTAACAAGCCGGTGCAGCTGCCGCTGGCCCACTCAGGCTGGCTCTTCAAGGAGGAGGtgacagagcaggaggaggatgcCCAGCTCTGGCTGCCTGGCCccaaggaggagaagatggagctgGACCCACCAGTGGTGAAAG TGAAAGAAGAGCCGTGTGATGAGGACCCTCTCCGCAAGCCGGCCCAAACCAAGGGACCCCTGGGTTTCCCCCGGGATGTCTCGGTGGccgagctgctgcagcagctgagcttgtcggctgaggaggagctgctcttcctgcagctgccGGACACGCTTCCCGGCCAGCCGCCCACCCACGACACCAAACCCATCAAGATGGAGCTGCAAAATGAGGAAGGACAAATGATGGTGGTGAAGCAGGAGAAGAGCCAG GAGGCGAAGCAAGCAGAGAATATCTGCACCCTGGCTGACCTTCCTGAGGGGCAGGTGGGGAAACTGCTGATCCGAAAGTCAGGAAAGGTGCAGCTGGTGCTGGGCAATGTGACCCTGGACGTGACCATGGGGACTCCCTGCTCCTTTCTACAG gagctggtgtCCGTCAGCATCGGGGACAACCGGACAGGCGAGATGATTGTCCTGGGCCACGTCAAGCACAAGTTGGTTTGTTCCCCGGACTTTGAGGCTCTACTGGAGCACCGGCACCGGTAG